The genomic region tagatttgattcactcatctctaacacAGATtatgcattatttatttatttgtttacacGTACAAACATGTAATGGTTGGTTTTGCATTTTCTATCACATTGTTCTTCCATTGAATCACAGATTATGTATTTTTCATTAATAATTTActgatataattttttatttttaaatgtatttatttatttattgattgattctcttatgcatttatttatttaattaattaatgatGTTCATTTAAatgtattggccctgatttactaagagtggagtgtaggctttgttgtgttttttgctgttccgacCATTGTATCTTCATGGTATTTAATAATTTACTCCGCTTTCGgtaactttatacatgctttaaagtgtagggttttcttcccagaagaTTCACATTTTCAGAGCGTTttttcagaaaagacgagtgatttggatgaaatgtagggaacatgcccctttccctgaaaaccacgcccattttgtagttttttttcactctgagtgattctgagtttgtcaggttttttctgtcgcacattctgTCGCATGGTCCGTGCTACAGAATTTAGGCGccaaacccgacaaaaagagtaggaattctgttagtaaatgagggccattgtgtctaTCATACGTATTATTATTTCTGTTTAACAATATTAGGTTCAAGATACGTTACAATGAGTTCAGACAATTCTACCAAGGTTTCTTACTTTGTCTTGGCTGGCCTAGATATTGAAGCAGATCTTCAGGTTATCGTCTTCTTAAGTTTTCTCTTATTTTACATAATAAACTTGGCAGCAAATCTCTTTATAATGATTGTCGTTATTTCTGATCTCACTCTCCATACGCCCATGTATTTCTTCTTGGGGAACTTGGCTTTACTTGACATCAGTACCCCATCAGTGATAGTACCCAAGATGCTCATAGATCTTATGTCTCAGAAGAAGATGATCTCGTTTTATGGTTGCATGATGCAAGTACTTTTCTCTCATTTCTTTGGTAGCACCGAAGTCGTACTGTTGTCAGCCATGTCCTATGACAGATACGTGGCCATTGCACATCCCCTGAGATACTCCACCATCATGAGTTTCAATGTCTGTTTATGCTTGGCCTCGTGTTCTTGGGTTATTGGATTCTCACATGCATTGTTACACACTATCATGACCTCAAGGCTACCATTTTGTGGACCAAGTGTAGTAAAACATATCTACTGTGATGTTAAACCAATGCTGAGCTTGGCCTGTACAGATGTGTCCCTAAATTACAACCTGCTCACTGGAGTCACTGGAACAATTGTTATAATAACCTTTATTCCAACAATCCTTTCCTATATCTtcattggaaaatgtatttttaaaatcAAGAGCTTACAAGGAAAAAAACATGCCCTGTCTACGTGTAGTGCTCATCTTGTTGTAGTTACTCTCTTATATGGAACGGCCATATTCATTTTTGCTCAGCCATCTACAAAAGGCTCTTTGGATCAAGACAAAACAGCTGCTGTTATACTCACCATCATATCTCAAGTTTTACACCCAATCATATATACATTAAGGAACAAAGTAATGAAGAAAGCTTTGAAGAAATTTTTCTTCAGATTCCATTAAAAacataatattacaaataatatatatatatatatatatatatatatatatatatatatatatatatacagggtgggccatttatatggatacaccttaataaaatgggaatggttggtgatattaacttcctgtttgtggcacattagtatatgtgaggggggaaactttttaagatgggtggtgaccatggcggccattttgaagtcggccattttgaatccaacaataggaagagggtcatgtgacacatcaaacttattgggaatttcacaagaaaaacaatgatgttcttggttttaacgtaactttattatttcatgagttatttacaagtttctgaccacttataaaatgtgttcaatgtgctgcccattgtgttggattgtcaatgcaaccctcttctcccactcttcacacactgatatcaacaccgcaggagaaatgctagcacaggcttccagtatccgtatacactgctatatactactatatacaccacaggagaaatgctagcacaggcttccagtatccgtatatactgctatatactactatatacaccgcaggagaaatgctagcacaggcttccagtatctgtatatactgctatatacttctatatacaccgcaggagaaatgctagcacaggcttccagtatctttagtttcaggtgctgcacatctcgtatcatcccagcatagacaattgccttcagatgaccccaaagataaaagtctaagggggtcagatcgggagactttGGAGGCCATTCAACTAGCCCACgaggaccaatccactttccaggaaactgttcatctaggaatgctcggacctgacaaacataatgtggtggtgcaccatcttgctggaaaaactcagggaatgtgccagcttcagtgcataaagagggaaatacattatcatgtagcaattttgcatatccagtggccttgaggtttccattgatgaagaatggccccactatctttgtaccccatataccacaccataccatcaatttttgtgtcccaacagtcttggagggatctatccaatgtgggttagtgtcagaccaatagcggtggttttgtttgttaacttcaccattcacataaaagtttcttcatcactgaacaaaatcttctgcgtaaactgagggtccggatccaatttttgttttacccattctgcaaattcagtgcaccgatctgggtcatcctcattgagatgctgtagtagctggagtttgtaagggtgccatttgtgagtagctaatatccgccgaagggatgttcgactaatgccactctccagtgacatgcggcgagtgctatgctgttggctcttgctgaatgaagctaggacagccactgatgtttcttcattagtgacagatttcatgagtccacattttggcaaatccaacactgaaccagtttcacgaaacttgcAAGCagtgggagatgggtggtctcgtagggtgtcttacattgaaatctgctgcaatgacccggttactgctttcagcagacatcaacacaatttctatccgctcctcacgtgttaacctcgacgacatgtcaatggctgtaaacaaagagaaacttgcaaataactcatgaaagaataaagttacgttaaaaccaagcacaccagtgtttttcttgtgaaattcccaataagtttgatgtgtcacatgaccctcttcctattaaaaacaaaagttggattcaaaatggccgacttcaaaatggtcaccacccatcttgaaaagtttccccccacacatatactaatgtgccacaaccattcccattttattaaggtgtatccatataaatggcccaccctgtatatatatatatatatatatagaaatatatatacatatatatatatatatatatatatatatatatatatatatatatgtttatttatttatttttttattcatttatttgtttatttatttatgtattgctTACATATAGAGGTTCTTGTTTATGTCTTGTTCTTACTTGTTTTAGCTCATATGGCATGCATATGAAATGGtttctaatgctgcctacattcccTATgagtcctctggctttgcagagaaagTAACTGGAGTCTCATCCTTgccaggtgaactgattagactcataagtggatTGGAGTCAGTTTAcaatatgtgcagttttgatgtgatttattttttattgcttaGAAAAATATTAATTTTAATTGTGCTGTACCATACATACCTGTCCTGGGTGCCAAAGCAATATaaaagcaatataaaaaaaactgtgctcaTTAAAATGTCTACGGTATATTATTTTTAGTTAAACATAATATttgtaaacaaataaaaacaaattagcaAATTTGTTGCTATTTAATAAATGATCCTACATGCAAGACCAATCAAAGTTTTCCACATAAATTCTTGTATTCTCACGACCTTCCACATGGTAAGAAAAGTTTATtgatttttcacactttttaatgTGAATTCTCAAGAAGATAGACTGTGATTTTGTGAATTCATGAAGCCGCTCAAAATTTTCGGTGCTGAAACAAATCAAAGCCACTCAGATccacattagtaaatgagggccaaagtgtTTAGAAACCTTACGGAAAGCTTATTTTTTGTACAATTTTCCCCCATTATACAGATGCCCCTACTACAAACTTGCACACTTATTTGCGTaaacggtgtttttttttttttcaactatttTCCCAATCTATTTATCTACCACTACAAACAACTGGTATGCTTGAATGTTCAATTAAatagtgggcctcatttactaaactGAATCCAACCTTTCTTATTTGTTTTTGGCACATGCTAATTGCAACATTACTGCAACCTTTATGCAAGGTCATGTATCATGGTGCGCCAGAAATCCCCAAATGTCCTGACAAAACCACCACAAACCataaaaaaggggcgtggtttcaaatTAACCCGGCAATCCAAAATACAAAATAGATGGTCAGAAAATATCACACAAACAGtatcttacttctattaaaaaatcttaatccttccaatagttattagcttctgaagttgagttgctgttttctgtctaactgctttctgatgactcacgtcccgggagctgtccagctcctatggggatattctcccatcatgcacagctcccgggacgtgacatcatcattgagcagttagacagaaaacttcagaagctaataactattggaaggattaagattttttaatagaagtaatttacaaatctgtttaactttccggagccagttgatatatatataaaaaaaagtttttgcctggaatacccctttaacttaatatgtTCCCTATTTGTAATGTGTGTAGAATTATAGATATTGAAATATAATTCAATGAGTAAAAAAggtgtttttaatttattttattttttattaaggctcaaaatgaaaacttaaactgctacaggggctgtaaagttagtgtagttcataatatagtgtctgtacctgtgtgtgacggttttctgacaattcttctgggattttcaccccaatatttattttaaacaacatacaaaatgactcatttcacaggatttcccaggttgcagtgcgtcgagacctgacatcactagtcaggtgatcatagGGAgtttgtcctgcttcaatggataGAGCGACCTCTGGGTGTTAGagagttcattttgcaacagctgtaggcaaccaGATTAGGAAACACTAGTGTATTGCATTGAAGAGATCACAGgtttatttcaatgggtggggtggctgatgtgtgggagggaggaaagtgacctcaaacttacaaactATGGAGCTACGGGATGCGTAGTTTAAAGaatgaaattcaacaggaaatacttagttctggcaggtacatactactaaaatcaccttatggtggataactcctttaacagaAATGTCAAAAAGTTTCTATAGTGACGAATTGTTTTGGGTTGCCAAATGCTGAACGAGTGAAAAGGCCATTTTTTGCAGTATTTTTATCATCATGTACCACACTTGCCATGAGCACCACATGTCCACCAAAATTTCCCAACAAAAGCAACACCTTAGTAAATAACATAGGAAAAAAATAACACCTATAAAATGAACCCCACAAAAGCAAAACCCCACTCTGTTAGTAagtgagggccaatgtgtttgcaaaatcgggaaaaaaaagtttgttcgcagttggacccccgtgatcagacatttatcccttatccttctTTAAATTAGTTCaagggggggcctggatgtttttatcaaaaaatataatattaaggattatggatattagatttatatggatagaacattgatcaaGGGCCTTATTCTGATTGTCATATTGGACTCAAGAAAGAATTTTACATCTGTCATGGGACATTTGGCATCAGCccaatgggggggagggggttataggATGAACTTAATGGACTTTTGTcttcaaccttataaactttgggagagattcatcaaaacctgtgtagaggaaggtgGCAtagattgcttttttatttttttaaagtcctgtgaaaaatgaaagaagaaatctgattagttgctataggCATCTGaaccacttttcctctagacagatttTGTGAAATCTTACCCTATGTACAGCTGGTTttacatatgtccagcatccatCCATCATAGCTGAACTCAGCCTATTTCTCAACGCAACTGATGAATAGTTTTCATCAACTGTATGGCATCTGGCGTCTATTGTTTCTGGACggaggacaggggaacgcagcaagcttcCTATCCCCTGTCCAGTaccctccggcgtgtccaaccatccggcatcaaaattgagatgctggatgattgtgaactgtcccactcaaattaatgggatcagttctagcatcagtttccctccagtgcatgcTGGAGGGAAACCTAGGCCAAAGaattgatatatgtgaacccagcctaaatctgCTTTTCTTGTGCCACTGACTCACCCCTATACCTCCTCCTGACTGGCTTCAAGCTGTTTGCAAGGCATTAAAGAAGAGATCCAGCATGGATACCCTATtcgcagacacttatcccctctcaGACTTCCGATCAAACTTTATgatgagacaccccccccccccacgatcagaaaatgcagtgtcctgatcagcttaggggacagcgggagggcccttacctgcctcctcgccatccgaagcctcagcagcctggagcaatggagcaccgataacactgatcaatgctatgctatggcacagcattgaaccCCCTATGCAATCTAAATATTGCATgttaaagtcccctatggggactaaaaaattgtgtaaaaaaagttaagaaatgtgatttaaccccttcactaataaaacattaaatcaccccccttttcctatttgaaaaaaaaatggaaacaaaaataatcataaaaatataaaaagtcttCTCAACCCTGGAACAGCCTGTTAGGATCCTAATTCAAAGAGTGCTGCAGTAGCTTAGAGGAATAGGCTAGTAAGTTGATTTACAGCCTGTGAAGGAGTAAGCCTGAAACCCCTATTTCCCTGTTTTACAACAGGACACCCTGAACTCACATACAGATAAAATACCTTGATATCCATTTGCTGTCATTTTGAGAGTTTCAGCTCACTTCAAGTGAGAATGTGAAACAGAACTTTGTCTGGGCCCCATCTATTCAATGTGCACCAGCTGAAGGTACCCAACAGCCACTAGGGCAAAGATTAGGGTGGAATGCAGGTGTGCTTACGGGTGGGTGAGacctatatgtttatatatatatatatataacttttgtgCTATATTGCACCTTACTATTTTATGCATGGTTGTTTTTATTTAAGCAATAGAAAGTTAGTTTCAAGTTAGAGAACTCAGAGATGTTTTTAATGGGATCCCACATCCATaccctgataacactgatcaatgctatgctatggaataGCTTTGGACATTGTGTGTAttctaatgattgcatgttatATTCCCCTatagtctgtaggtggaaaatgtaaaCACTAAAACATgattattatgatttttagaaggtgaggacgaAAATgagatgaaagtgcaaaaatgaaaaaaacacttAGCCCttatctgtggataggggataagaacgtCTGTACCCGAGTTTCcctttaaaaccactttaaagtggtagtccagtggtgaaaaacatatcccctatcctaaggggccCGGcatgctggccagatagcgggtgtcaaccactgcacgaagtggtggccgacacgtccccctaatacaagtctatggcagagcaagagattgacgaaggcagcgctccagctctgccatagagttgtattgaaggggcgtgtcagccgcagcttcgcgcggtggtcaacacgcccccttcccgtgggctgtcaggGCCCCATACCGGA from Hyla sarda isolate aHylSar1 chromosome 11, aHylSar1.hap1, whole genome shotgun sequence harbors:
- the LOC130294947 gene encoding olfactory receptor 12D1-like; translation: MSSDNSTKVSYFVLAGLDIEADLQVIVFLSFLLFYIINLAANLFIMIVVISDLTLHTPMYFFLGNLALLDISTPSVIVPKMLIDLMSQKKMISFYGCMMQVLFSHFFGSTEVVLLSAMSYDRYVAIAHPLRYSTIMSFNVCLCLASCSWVIGFSHALLHTIMTSRLPFCGPSVVKHIYCDVKPMLSLACTDVSLNYNLLTGVTGTIVIITFIPTILSYIFIGKCIFKIKSLQGKKHALSTCSAHLVVVTLLYGTAIFIFAQPSTKGSLDQDKTAAVILTIISQVLHPIIYTLRNKVMKKALKKFFFRFH